The Lycium barbarum isolate Lr01 chromosome 12, ASM1917538v2, whole genome shotgun sequence genome includes a region encoding these proteins:
- the LOC132622230 gene encoding mediator of RNA polymerase II transcription subunit 16 isoform X2, with protein sequence MLVVGSESTNGVKILQLLQSGYQEFLRWLSTRTGGPAKSTFEEKFLSQQPQSPAGWPNFLCVCSVFSSGSVQLHWCEWPPNQKGAPSKWFCTSKGLLGAGPSGIMAADAIITDSGAMHVAGVPIVNPSTVVVWEVTPGPGNGFQATPKTSVSNGVPPSPNPPCWDGFAPLAAYLFSSQEYLLQEAKQGKKLTEQHYSDMVTLHCSPVSNFSAYVSPEAAAQSTATTTWGSGVTAVAFDPTRGGSVIAVVIVEGQYMSPYDPDEGPSITGWRVQRWESSVEDVVLHQIFGNPTSSFGGQAPKQTVWVSKVIKCIPAGNDFKRPQAVGAGPVPNGRNMADSGVEMGKRVSFDPFDLPSDVRTLARIVYSAHGGEIAVAFLRGGVHVFSGPSFTPVDNYHIDVGSAIAAPAFSSTSCCSASVWHDTSRDCTILKIIRVLPPAVPSNQVKANSANWERAIAERFWWSLLVGVDWWDAVGCTQSAAEDGIVALNSVIAVLDADFHSLPSTQHRQQYGPSLDRIKCRLLEGTNAQEVRAMVLDMQARLLLDMLGKGIESALTNPSALVREPWQASSETLFGIDPEAMAVEPALVPSIQAYVDAILDLASHFITRLRRYASFCRTLASHAVTAGTGGSRSMVTSPTQSASSPATSQGAQGGTASSTGSTQMQAWVQGAIAKISSTADSVPSSAPNPITGPSTFMPISINTGTFPGTPAVRLIGDCHFLHRLCQLLHFCFFFRGTQLPRFMGAAQRNADSSMQKPQPSLPGKAEDGAKPTPGGQVGTGAKVSEEGPSKRSRIGSGNAGQGYTYEEVRVLFLILMDLCRRTAGLVHPLPVSQVGSSNIQVRLHYIDGNYTVLPEVVEASLGPHMQNMPRPRGADAAGLLLRELELHPPAEEWHRRNMFGGPWSDSEDMGGVDDNSKLSPSGDLTERNSSEYCDVYYGAHGLWPRKRRMSERDAAFGLNTSVGLGAYLGIMGSRRDVVTAIWKTGLEGVWFKCIRCLRQTSAFASPGGNPSTTQNEKEVWWISRWAYGCPMCGGTWVRVV encoded by the exons ATGCTAGTTGTTGGCAGCGAGAGTACGAATGGCGTCAAGATATTGCAGTTGTTACAAAGTGGTTATCAGGAGTTTCTCCG GTGGCTTTCAACAAGAACCGGTGGTCCCGCTAAGTCAACGTTTGAGGAGAAATTCCtttcacaacaaccacaatctCCAG CTGGCTGGCCAAATTTTCTGTGTGTATGCTCTGTCTTCTCATCAGGATCTGTTCAGCTCCACTGGTGTGAATGGCCACCTAATCAGAAGGGTGCACCATCAAAGTGGTTTTGCACAAGCAAAGGGCTATTGGGAGCTGGTCCTAGTGGCATCATGGCTGCTGATGCTATCATAACAGACTCTGGAGCAATGCATGTTGCTGGAGTTCCCATTGTCAATCCATCAACCGTTGTCGTCTGGGAGGTGACACCTGGCCCTGGTAATGGATTTCAAGCAACTCCGAAGACTAGTGTGAGCAATGGGGTTCCACCGTCGCCTAATCCACCTTGTTGGGATGGATTCGCCCCTTTGGCTGCATATTTGTTTAGCTCGCAGGAGTATTTGTTACAAGAGGCTAAGCAAGGCAAAAAACTAACTGAACAACATTACAGTGACATGGTGACTCTTCATTGTTCACCAGTTTCCAACTTTTCTGCATATGTTAGTCCTGAAGCTGCAGCTCAATCCACAGCCACCACGACATGGGGTTCTGGTGTTACTGCAGTTGCTTTTGATCCGACCCGTGGTGGTTCTGTGATAGCTGTTGTGATTGTTGAGG gacAGTACATGTCGCCTTATGATCCTGATGAAGGCCCTTCAATCACAGGATGGAGGGTTCAACGTTGGGAATCATCTGTGGAGGATGTTGTCCTCCACCAAATATTTGGAAATCCCACGTCCAGCTTTGGTGGCCAGGCACCAAAACAGACAGTATGGGTGAGTAAAGTAATTAAATGTATCCCAGCAGGAAATGATTTTAAGAGACCCCAAGCAGTGGGAGCCGGACCAGTTCCTAATGGAAGAAACATGGCTGACTCTGGTGTTGAGATGGGAAAGAGGGTCAGTTTTGATCCCTTTGATCTTCCAAGTGATGTTAGAACCCTTGCCCGTATTGTGTATTCTGCTCATGGTGGTGAGATAGCTGTCGCTTTTCTACGAGGCGGCGTTCATGTATTCTCAGGTCCAAGCTTCACCCCTGTTGATAACTACCATATTGATGTTGGATCTGCCATTGCTGCTCCGGCCTTCTCTTCAACGAGTTGCTGCTCAGCTTCTGTTTGGCATGATACCAGCAGAGATTGTACAATATTGAAGATTATTCGAGTTCTTCCTCCTGCTGTTCCAAGTAATCAGGTGAAAGCCAACTCTGCGAATTGGGAACGTGCAATTGCTGAGAG ATTTTGGTGGAGTCTTTTGGTTGGAGTTGATTGGTGGGATGCTGTGGGATGCACACAAAGTGCTGCGGAGGATGGTATTG TTGCTTTGAACAGTGTCATTGCTGTACTGGATGCAGATTTCCATTCCCTTCCTTCAACTCAGCATAGACAGCAGTATGGACCG AGTCTAGACAGGATAAAATGCAGGCTTCTAGAAGGTACAAATGCTCAAGAAGTCCGGGCTATGGTGCTTGACATGCAAGCAAGATTGTTGCTAGATATGCTTGGCAAGGGGATCGAATCAGCTTTGACAAACCCATCAGCATTGGTTCGAGAGCCATGGCAAGCTTCTAGTGAGACACTGTTTGGCATTGATCCCGAGGCGATGGCTGTTGAACCAGCACTGGTGCCAAGTATCCAG GCATATGTTGATGCGATACTTGATCTGGCCTCCCATTTCATTACGCGTTTACGGCGCTATGCAAGCTTCTGCCGTACATTGGCTAGTCATGCTGTTACTGCAGGTACAGGTGGGAGTAGGAGTATGGTGACTAGTCCTACTCAAAGTGCTTCATCTCCTGCGACTTCTCAGG GTGCTCAGGGTGGTACTGCAAGTTCCACTGGGAGCACTCAGATGCAAGCTTGGGTACAAGGAGCTATAGCAAAAATTAGTAGTACGGCCGACAGTGTTCCTAGTTCAGCCCCAAATCCCATCACTGGTCCTTCTACATTTATGCCCATAAGTATTAACACAGGCACTTTCCCGGGAACTCCGGCTGTTAGACTTATAGGGGACTGCCATTTTCTTCATCGGCTATGTCAACTTTTGCATTTCTGTTTTTTCTTCCGTGGAACTCAATTACCGCGTTTTATGGGGGCTGCTCAAAGGAATGCTGACTCTTCAATGCAAAAACCTCAGCCCAGTCTTCCAGGCAAAGCAGAGGATGGTGCAAAACCAACGCCGGGTGGTCAGGTTGGGACAGGAGCTAAGGTGTCTGAAGAAGGTCCATCTAAACGGTCTAGGATTGGTTCTGGCAATGCTGGTCAAGGATACACATATGAGGAG GTGAGGGTCCTCTTTCTTATTCTAATGGATCTTTGTCGCCGGACTGCTGGTTTGGTACATCCGTTGCCAGTTTCTCAGGTTGGCAGCAGCAACATTCAGGTCCGCCTTCATTATATTGATGGGAACTATACTGTATTGCCGGAAGTAGTTGAAGCTTCCCTCGGACCTCACATGCAG AATATGCCTCGCCCTAGAGGTGCAGATGCTGCAGGGCTGCTGTTGCGTGAGTTAGAACTCCATCCACCTGCTGAGGAATGGCACAGGAGAAATATGTTTGGTGGACCTTGGTCTGATTCAGAAGATATGGGTGGCGTGGATGATAACTCTAAGCTTAGCCCATCGGGGGATTTGACAGAGCGCAACTCATCAGAATATTGTGACGTATATTATGGAGCTCATGGTTTGTGGCCCAGGAAACGCAGGATGTCTGAACGAGATGCTGCTTTTGGGTTGAACACTTCAGTGGGTCTGGGTGCATATCTTGGTATAATGGGATCTCGAAGAGATGTTGTGACAGCTATTTGGAAGACTGGGCTTgaaggagtttggtttaag
- the LOC132622230 gene encoding mediator of RNA polymerase II transcription subunit 16 isoform X1: MNNQQQPPVVIKDSEEADSSSVITTTTTTNSLEPSNKEPQEDDHTAAIVATMTEKEVSSIDDDPMEEDSVNPATVFCIRLKQPRSNLLHKMSVPELCRNFSAVAWCGKLNAIACASETCARIPSSNANLPFWIPIHIVIPERPTECTVFNVIADSPRDSVQFIEWSPTSCPRALLIANFHGRITIWTQPSQGSANLVRDASCWQREYEWRQDIAVVTKWLSGVSPYRWLSTRTGGPAKSTFEEKFLSQQPQSPAGWPNFLCVCSVFSSGSVQLHWCEWPPNQKGAPSKWFCTSKGLLGAGPSGIMAADAIITDSGAMHVAGVPIVNPSTVVVWEVTPGPGNGFQATPKTSVSNGVPPSPNPPCWDGFAPLAAYLFSSQEYLLQEAKQGKKLTEQHYSDMVTLHCSPVSNFSAYVSPEAAAQSTATTTWGSGVTAVAFDPTRGGSVIAVVIVEGQYMSPYDPDEGPSITGWRVQRWESSVEDVVLHQIFGNPTSSFGGQAPKQTVWVSKVIKCIPAGNDFKRPQAVGAGPVPNGRNMADSGVEMGKRVSFDPFDLPSDVRTLARIVYSAHGGEIAVAFLRGGVHVFSGPSFTPVDNYHIDVGSAIAAPAFSSTSCCSASVWHDTSRDCTILKIIRVLPPAVPSNQVKANSANWERAIAERFWWSLLVGVDWWDAVGCTQSAAEDGIVALNSVIAVLDADFHSLPSTQHRQQYGPSLDRIKCRLLEGTNAQEVRAMVLDMQARLLLDMLGKGIESALTNPSALVREPWQASSETLFGIDPEAMAVEPALVPSIQAYVDAILDLASHFITRLRRYASFCRTLASHAVTAGTGGSRSMVTSPTQSASSPATSQGAQGGTASSTGSTQMQAWVQGAIAKISSTADSVPSSAPNPITGPSTFMPISINTGTFPGTPAVRLIGDCHFLHRLCQLLHFCFFFRGTQLPRFMGAAQRNADSSMQKPQPSLPGKAEDGAKPTPGGQVGTGAKVSEEGPSKRSRIGSGNAGQGYTYEEVRVLFLILMDLCRRTAGLVHPLPVSQVGSSNIQVRLHYIDGNYTVLPEVVEASLGPHMQNMPRPRGADAAGLLLRELELHPPAEEWHRRNMFGGPWSDSEDMGGVDDNSKLSPSGDLTERNSSEYCDVYYGAHGLWPRKRRMSERDAAFGLNTSVGLGAYLGIMGSRRDVVTAIWKTGLEGVWFKCIRCLRQTSAFASPGGNPSTTQNEKEVWWISRWAYGCPMCGGTWVRVV, encoded by the exons AtgaacaatcaacaacaaccacctgTTGTTATAAAAGACTCTGAAGAGGCAGATTCTTCTTCtgttattactactactactactacgaattctctagaaccttctaaTAAGGAACCGCAAGAAGACGATCATACGGCTGCAATTGTGGCGACGATGACAGAGAAGGAGGTTTCGTCTATCGATGATGATCCGATGGAGGAGGATTCTGTTAATCCAGCTACTGTATTTTGCATCAGGCTTAAACAACCTAGGTCTAATTTGCTTCATAAAATGAGTGTTCCTGAACTTTGCCGCAATTTCAG TGCTGTTGCATGGTGTGGAAAGCTAAATGCAATAGCTTGTGCGTCCGAAACATGTGCAAGGATTCCAAG TTCAAATGCAAATCTACCTTTCTGGATCCCTATACATATAGTCATTCCAGAGCGACCAACTGAGTGCACCGTGTTCAATGTTATAGCAG ATTCCCCTCGTGATTCCGTCCAATTCATTGAATGGTCTCCTACTTCGTGTCCACGTGCACTGCTTATAGCTAACTTTCATGGGAGAATAACAATCTGGACTCAGCCTTCTCAA GGTTCAGCTAATCTGGTAAGAGATGCTAGTTGTTGGCAGCGAGAGTACGAATGGCGTCAAGATATTGCAGTTGTTACAAAGTGGTTATCAGGAGTTTCTCCG TATAGGTGGCTTTCAACAAGAACCGGTGGTCCCGCTAAGTCAACGTTTGAGGAGAAATTCCtttcacaacaaccacaatctCCAG CTGGCTGGCCAAATTTTCTGTGTGTATGCTCTGTCTTCTCATCAGGATCTGTTCAGCTCCACTGGTGTGAATGGCCACCTAATCAGAAGGGTGCACCATCAAAGTGGTTTTGCACAAGCAAAGGGCTATTGGGAGCTGGTCCTAGTGGCATCATGGCTGCTGATGCTATCATAACAGACTCTGGAGCAATGCATGTTGCTGGAGTTCCCATTGTCAATCCATCAACCGTTGTCGTCTGGGAGGTGACACCTGGCCCTGGTAATGGATTTCAAGCAACTCCGAAGACTAGTGTGAGCAATGGGGTTCCACCGTCGCCTAATCCACCTTGTTGGGATGGATTCGCCCCTTTGGCTGCATATTTGTTTAGCTCGCAGGAGTATTTGTTACAAGAGGCTAAGCAAGGCAAAAAACTAACTGAACAACATTACAGTGACATGGTGACTCTTCATTGTTCACCAGTTTCCAACTTTTCTGCATATGTTAGTCCTGAAGCTGCAGCTCAATCCACAGCCACCACGACATGGGGTTCTGGTGTTACTGCAGTTGCTTTTGATCCGACCCGTGGTGGTTCTGTGATAGCTGTTGTGATTGTTGAGG gacAGTACATGTCGCCTTATGATCCTGATGAAGGCCCTTCAATCACAGGATGGAGGGTTCAACGTTGGGAATCATCTGTGGAGGATGTTGTCCTCCACCAAATATTTGGAAATCCCACGTCCAGCTTTGGTGGCCAGGCACCAAAACAGACAGTATGGGTGAGTAAAGTAATTAAATGTATCCCAGCAGGAAATGATTTTAAGAGACCCCAAGCAGTGGGAGCCGGACCAGTTCCTAATGGAAGAAACATGGCTGACTCTGGTGTTGAGATGGGAAAGAGGGTCAGTTTTGATCCCTTTGATCTTCCAAGTGATGTTAGAACCCTTGCCCGTATTGTGTATTCTGCTCATGGTGGTGAGATAGCTGTCGCTTTTCTACGAGGCGGCGTTCATGTATTCTCAGGTCCAAGCTTCACCCCTGTTGATAACTACCATATTGATGTTGGATCTGCCATTGCTGCTCCGGCCTTCTCTTCAACGAGTTGCTGCTCAGCTTCTGTTTGGCATGATACCAGCAGAGATTGTACAATATTGAAGATTATTCGAGTTCTTCCTCCTGCTGTTCCAAGTAATCAGGTGAAAGCCAACTCTGCGAATTGGGAACGTGCAATTGCTGAGAG ATTTTGGTGGAGTCTTTTGGTTGGAGTTGATTGGTGGGATGCTGTGGGATGCACACAAAGTGCTGCGGAGGATGGTATTG TTGCTTTGAACAGTGTCATTGCTGTACTGGATGCAGATTTCCATTCCCTTCCTTCAACTCAGCATAGACAGCAGTATGGACCG AGTCTAGACAGGATAAAATGCAGGCTTCTAGAAGGTACAAATGCTCAAGAAGTCCGGGCTATGGTGCTTGACATGCAAGCAAGATTGTTGCTAGATATGCTTGGCAAGGGGATCGAATCAGCTTTGACAAACCCATCAGCATTGGTTCGAGAGCCATGGCAAGCTTCTAGTGAGACACTGTTTGGCATTGATCCCGAGGCGATGGCTGTTGAACCAGCACTGGTGCCAAGTATCCAG GCATATGTTGATGCGATACTTGATCTGGCCTCCCATTTCATTACGCGTTTACGGCGCTATGCAAGCTTCTGCCGTACATTGGCTAGTCATGCTGTTACTGCAGGTACAGGTGGGAGTAGGAGTATGGTGACTAGTCCTACTCAAAGTGCTTCATCTCCTGCGACTTCTCAGG GTGCTCAGGGTGGTACTGCAAGTTCCACTGGGAGCACTCAGATGCAAGCTTGGGTACAAGGAGCTATAGCAAAAATTAGTAGTACGGCCGACAGTGTTCCTAGTTCAGCCCCAAATCCCATCACTGGTCCTTCTACATTTATGCCCATAAGTATTAACACAGGCACTTTCCCGGGAACTCCGGCTGTTAGACTTATAGGGGACTGCCATTTTCTTCATCGGCTATGTCAACTTTTGCATTTCTGTTTTTTCTTCCGTGGAACTCAATTACCGCGTTTTATGGGGGCTGCTCAAAGGAATGCTGACTCTTCAATGCAAAAACCTCAGCCCAGTCTTCCAGGCAAAGCAGAGGATGGTGCAAAACCAACGCCGGGTGGTCAGGTTGGGACAGGAGCTAAGGTGTCTGAAGAAGGTCCATCTAAACGGTCTAGGATTGGTTCTGGCAATGCTGGTCAAGGATACACATATGAGGAG GTGAGGGTCCTCTTTCTTATTCTAATGGATCTTTGTCGCCGGACTGCTGGTTTGGTACATCCGTTGCCAGTTTCTCAGGTTGGCAGCAGCAACATTCAGGTCCGCCTTCATTATATTGATGGGAACTATACTGTATTGCCGGAAGTAGTTGAAGCTTCCCTCGGACCTCACATGCAG AATATGCCTCGCCCTAGAGGTGCAGATGCTGCAGGGCTGCTGTTGCGTGAGTTAGAACTCCATCCACCTGCTGAGGAATGGCACAGGAGAAATATGTTTGGTGGACCTTGGTCTGATTCAGAAGATATGGGTGGCGTGGATGATAACTCTAAGCTTAGCCCATCGGGGGATTTGACAGAGCGCAACTCATCAGAATATTGTGACGTATATTATGGAGCTCATGGTTTGTGGCCCAGGAAACGCAGGATGTCTGAACGAGATGCTGCTTTTGGGTTGAACACTTCAGTGGGTCTGGGTGCATATCTTGGTATAATGGGATCTCGAAGAGATGTTGTGACAGCTATTTGGAAGACTGGGCTTgaaggagtttggtttaag
- the LOC132622230 gene encoding mediator of RNA polymerase II transcription subunit 16 isoform X5 encodes MNNQQQPPVVIKDSEEADSSSVITTTTTTNSLEPSNKEPQEDDHTAAIVATMTEKEVSSIDDDPMEEDSVNPATVFCIRLKQPRSNLLHKMSVPELCRNFSAVAWCGKLNAIACASETCARIPSSNANLPFWIPIHIVIPERPTECTVFNVIADSPRDSVQFIEWSPTSCPRALLIANFHGRITIWTQPSQGSANLVRDASCWQREYEWRQDIAVVTKWLSGVSPYRWLSTRTGGPAKSTFEEKFLSQQPQSPAGWPNFLCVCSVFSSGSVQLHWCEWPPNQKGAPSKWFCTSKGLLGAGPSGIMAADAIITDSGAMHVAGVPIVNPSTVVVWEVTPGPGNGFQATPKTSVSNGVPPSPNPPCWDGFAPLAAYLFSSQEYLLQEAKQGKKLTEQHYSDMVTLHCSPVSNFSAYVSPEAAAQSTATTTWGSGVTAVAFDPTRGGSVIAVVIVEGQYMSPYDPDEGPSITGWRVQRWESSVEDVVLHQIFGNPTSSFGGQAPKQTVWVSKVIKCIPAGNDFKRPQAVGAGPVPNGRNMADSGVEMGKRVSFDPFDLPSDVRTLARIVYSAHGGEIAVAFLRGGVHVFSGPSFTPVDNYHIDVGSAIAAPAFSSTSCCSASVWHDTSRDCTILKIIRVLPPAVPSNQVKANSANWERAIAERFWWSLLVGVDWWDAVGCTQSAAEDGIVALNSVIAVLDADFHSLPSTQHRQQYGPSLDRIKCRLLEGTNAQEVRAMVLDMQARLLLDMLGKGIESALTNPSALVREPWQASSETLFGIDPEAMAVEPALVPSIQAYVDAILDLASHFITRLRRYASFCRTLASHAVTAGTGGSRSMVTSPTQSASSPATSQGAQGGTASSTGSTQMQAWVQGAIAKISSTADSVPSSAPNPITGPSTFMPISINTGTFPGTPAVRLIGDCHFLHRLCQLLHFCFFFRGTQLPRFMGAAQRNADSSMQKPQPSLPGKAEDGAKPTPGGQVGTGAKVSEEGPSKRSRIGSGNAGQGYTYEEER; translated from the exons AtgaacaatcaacaacaaccacctgTTGTTATAAAAGACTCTGAAGAGGCAGATTCTTCTTCtgttattactactactactactacgaattctctagaaccttctaaTAAGGAACCGCAAGAAGACGATCATACGGCTGCAATTGTGGCGACGATGACAGAGAAGGAGGTTTCGTCTATCGATGATGATCCGATGGAGGAGGATTCTGTTAATCCAGCTACTGTATTTTGCATCAGGCTTAAACAACCTAGGTCTAATTTGCTTCATAAAATGAGTGTTCCTGAACTTTGCCGCAATTTCAG TGCTGTTGCATGGTGTGGAAAGCTAAATGCAATAGCTTGTGCGTCCGAAACATGTGCAAGGATTCCAAG TTCAAATGCAAATCTACCTTTCTGGATCCCTATACATATAGTCATTCCAGAGCGACCAACTGAGTGCACCGTGTTCAATGTTATAGCAG ATTCCCCTCGTGATTCCGTCCAATTCATTGAATGGTCTCCTACTTCGTGTCCACGTGCACTGCTTATAGCTAACTTTCATGGGAGAATAACAATCTGGACTCAGCCTTCTCAA GGTTCAGCTAATCTGGTAAGAGATGCTAGTTGTTGGCAGCGAGAGTACGAATGGCGTCAAGATATTGCAGTTGTTACAAAGTGGTTATCAGGAGTTTCTCCG TATAGGTGGCTTTCAACAAGAACCGGTGGTCCCGCTAAGTCAACGTTTGAGGAGAAATTCCtttcacaacaaccacaatctCCAG CTGGCTGGCCAAATTTTCTGTGTGTATGCTCTGTCTTCTCATCAGGATCTGTTCAGCTCCACTGGTGTGAATGGCCACCTAATCAGAAGGGTGCACCATCAAAGTGGTTTTGCACAAGCAAAGGGCTATTGGGAGCTGGTCCTAGTGGCATCATGGCTGCTGATGCTATCATAACAGACTCTGGAGCAATGCATGTTGCTGGAGTTCCCATTGTCAATCCATCAACCGTTGTCGTCTGGGAGGTGACACCTGGCCCTGGTAATGGATTTCAAGCAACTCCGAAGACTAGTGTGAGCAATGGGGTTCCACCGTCGCCTAATCCACCTTGTTGGGATGGATTCGCCCCTTTGGCTGCATATTTGTTTAGCTCGCAGGAGTATTTGTTACAAGAGGCTAAGCAAGGCAAAAAACTAACTGAACAACATTACAGTGACATGGTGACTCTTCATTGTTCACCAGTTTCCAACTTTTCTGCATATGTTAGTCCTGAAGCTGCAGCTCAATCCACAGCCACCACGACATGGGGTTCTGGTGTTACTGCAGTTGCTTTTGATCCGACCCGTGGTGGTTCTGTGATAGCTGTTGTGATTGTTGAGG gacAGTACATGTCGCCTTATGATCCTGATGAAGGCCCTTCAATCACAGGATGGAGGGTTCAACGTTGGGAATCATCTGTGGAGGATGTTGTCCTCCACCAAATATTTGGAAATCCCACGTCCAGCTTTGGTGGCCAGGCACCAAAACAGACAGTATGGGTGAGTAAAGTAATTAAATGTATCCCAGCAGGAAATGATTTTAAGAGACCCCAAGCAGTGGGAGCCGGACCAGTTCCTAATGGAAGAAACATGGCTGACTCTGGTGTTGAGATGGGAAAGAGGGTCAGTTTTGATCCCTTTGATCTTCCAAGTGATGTTAGAACCCTTGCCCGTATTGTGTATTCTGCTCATGGTGGTGAGATAGCTGTCGCTTTTCTACGAGGCGGCGTTCATGTATTCTCAGGTCCAAGCTTCACCCCTGTTGATAACTACCATATTGATGTTGGATCTGCCATTGCTGCTCCGGCCTTCTCTTCAACGAGTTGCTGCTCAGCTTCTGTTTGGCATGATACCAGCAGAGATTGTACAATATTGAAGATTATTCGAGTTCTTCCTCCTGCTGTTCCAAGTAATCAGGTGAAAGCCAACTCTGCGAATTGGGAACGTGCAATTGCTGAGAG ATTTTGGTGGAGTCTTTTGGTTGGAGTTGATTGGTGGGATGCTGTGGGATGCACACAAAGTGCTGCGGAGGATGGTATTG TTGCTTTGAACAGTGTCATTGCTGTACTGGATGCAGATTTCCATTCCCTTCCTTCAACTCAGCATAGACAGCAGTATGGACCG AGTCTAGACAGGATAAAATGCAGGCTTCTAGAAGGTACAAATGCTCAAGAAGTCCGGGCTATGGTGCTTGACATGCAAGCAAGATTGTTGCTAGATATGCTTGGCAAGGGGATCGAATCAGCTTTGACAAACCCATCAGCATTGGTTCGAGAGCCATGGCAAGCTTCTAGTGAGACACTGTTTGGCATTGATCCCGAGGCGATGGCTGTTGAACCAGCACTGGTGCCAAGTATCCAG GCATATGTTGATGCGATACTTGATCTGGCCTCCCATTTCATTACGCGTTTACGGCGCTATGCAAGCTTCTGCCGTACATTGGCTAGTCATGCTGTTACTGCAGGTACAGGTGGGAGTAGGAGTATGGTGACTAGTCCTACTCAAAGTGCTTCATCTCCTGCGACTTCTCAGG GTGCTCAGGGTGGTACTGCAAGTTCCACTGGGAGCACTCAGATGCAAGCTTGGGTACAAGGAGCTATAGCAAAAATTAGTAGTACGGCCGACAGTGTTCCTAGTTCAGCCCCAAATCCCATCACTGGTCCTTCTACATTTATGCCCATAAGTATTAACACAGGCACTTTCCCGGGAACTCCGGCTGTTAGACTTATAGGGGACTGCCATTTTCTTCATCGGCTATGTCAACTTTTGCATTTCTGTTTTTTCTTCCGTGGAACTCAATTACCGCGTTTTATGGGGGCTGCTCAAAGGAATGCTGACTCTTCAATGCAAAAACCTCAGCCCAGTCTTCCAGGCAAAGCAGAGGATGGTGCAAAACCAACGCCGGGTGGTCAGGTTGGGACAGGAGCTAAGGTGTCTGAAGAAGGTCCATCTAAACGGTCTAGGATTGGTTCTGGCAATGCTGGTCAAGGATACACATATGAGGAG GAGAGATAA